From Mercenaria mercenaria strain notata chromosome 17, MADL_Memer_1, whole genome shotgun sequence, the proteins below share one genomic window:
- the LOC128549978 gene encoding uncharacterized protein LOC128549978 produces the protein MKSLARGYVWWPNLDSGLEHLAATCGTCPSLKALPAEAPLHPWVRASRPIERIHIDFADFKNHSFLILIDNYSKWLEKYRITPHTTTGIAPCELFMNHQLRTRLSLVKPSKDSKVKGSQRNMKAVHDKSTKMRTFEKGDQVAVKSTIQGGKWKLWPGVIHKVLGAVSYLVKCNNRIRYCHIDHLVSRHAELPFSETCSVPSNDLVAPDVHDNHSPYVPKVLLGYMEVPSLPTEPLSLPGEPSNPPSPSVPSTESADCSPVKERPKRTIKTPRKLKDYVWGKR, from the exons ATGAAATCGCTGGCTCGCGGTTATGTCTGGTGGCCTAACTTGGACTCTGGACTTGAACACCTTGCTGCCACCTGTGGAACCTGTCCGTCGTTGAAAGCACTTCCTGCAGAAGCGCCGCTGCATCCATGGGTTCGCGCTTCACGCCCTATAGAACGAATTCATATTGACTTTGCAGACTTTAAGAACCATTCATTTTTGATACTAATAGATAACTACAGCAAGTGGTTGGAG AAATATAGAATTACACCACATACTACCACCGGTATCGCTCCATGTGAACTTTTTATGAATCATCAGTTACGCACAAGATTGAGTTTAGTGAAACCATCTAAGGACAGCAAAGTGAAGGGCAGTCAAAGGAACATGAAAGCTGTTCATGACAAGTCAACTAAAATGCGAACATTTGAAAAGGGCGATCAAGTGGCAGTTAAAAGCACAATTCAAGGGGGAAAATGGAAGTTGTGGCCAGGCGTTATTCATAAGGTACTTGGAGCAGTTTCGTATCTGGTGAAATGTAACAACCGAATTCGATACTGTCATATTGACCATTTGGTTAGCCGGCATGCAGAGTTGCCATTCAGTGAGACTTGTTCTGTGCCATCAAATGACTTAGTGGCTCCAGACGTTCATGATAATCATAGTCCGTACGTTCCGAAGGTTCTATTAGGTTATATGGAAGTCCCATCTCTACCAACTGAACCATTATCTCTGCCAGGGGAACCTTCGAACCCACCATCTCCATCTGTGCCATCTACTGAAAGTGCTGATTGTAGTCCAGTGAAAGAAAGGCCGAAACGTACAATCAAAACACCAAGGAAATTGAAAGACTATGTGTGGGGAAAACGCTAG
- the LOC128549979 gene encoding nuclear pore membrane glycoprotein 210-like: MVQALLEGNWTRLCKVFSSLQGLEFEWSLHSDTTGGHDDIVDANSILRILKFSESHYTTPPHIEKIEERGRQGDIILVEGVRTGSAYVWATLRDTSYAKVDHSSVRLMVIVNLMISPPETYILKYAAVKYKVEQIRQNSVVAIQMPSSQYSLEVVDGTIGTLDAATSVATVLELGETEVKLIDKSILFDIAMYVC; encoded by the exons GTAAAGTGTTTTCTAGCTTGCAAGGCTTAGAGTTCGAGTGGAGTCTTCACTCGGACACTACAGGTGGTCATGATGACATTGTTGATGCCAATTCTATTCTCAG GATTTTAAAGTTCAGTGAATCACATTACACCACTCCACCCCACATTGAGAAGATAGAAGAGCGGGGACGTCAAGGGGACATCATTCTCGTGGAAGGAGTCAGGACAGGAAGTGCCTATGTCTGGGCAACACTCAGAGACACATCTTATGCA AAAGTGGATCACAGCAGTGTAAGGTTAATGGTGATTGTAAACTTAATGATCAGCCCTCCTGAAACATATATACTCAAATACGCTGCAGTCAAGTACAAAGTGGAACAGATCAGGCAGAATTCTGTAGTTG CGATACAGATGCCCTCTTCACAGTATTCTCTGGAGGTTGTAGATGGAACCATCGGAACCTTGGACGCTGCTACATCTGTAGCTACAGTTTTAGAACTCGGAGAAACTGAAGTCAAACTGATAGATAAAAGTATCCTTTTTGATATAGCAATGTATGTATGCTAG
- the LOC123535981 gene encoding uncharacterized protein LOC123535981, producing MAVSGENLPDFQSSVSKGPAEDLNQECDPCLSDGQHEDAHGNCVDCKEYLCKNCLKFHQKTKALNHHQLLNIDNMGEQKSPSTTSQACPEKCTRHADKVIQFFCREHKELGCHVCMTIDHRTCKIDYIPDTCAGIGDSEEYKGTIWLINQRMKKINSVMKKATARDMEIDVCYDNLTKEIVKFRKEINDRLDQLQKQLEKEADRKKSDDKQIIEKALQTCTNVSADMNKYLSCLSSNNQSKQNGKLYINMKKAQSKLKSDEIEKAEETLEKTNMQYNFERNKNVEDVLSKPNILGNLNLSDTLGMPRKKVDKLIKKEDINVRTKSDTGRYYCSITGCAVLSSNKLVLADSCNSKLKVVDIQSKTVTEEKKLDTEPCDIATMPGDQIAVSLPDNSEVIIMKAASNLTTVHKIPVKCNCYGISYHQDHLYVVCQNPNSVLVLDTQGNVQNTISLNNDIFKYPRYIVVSEDSRHIYISDWGSNCTVCITLQGDVSAVYKHEKLRQPQGMLLLDDGSLLVCCYRRNTIHHISGDLKQGKKMTDGLSYPKSICYSHHHDEGYIGCDSNHLKSYNLK from the coding sequence ATGGCAGTGTCAGGAGAAAATCTTCCAGACTTTCAATCTTCAGTGTCAAAAGGTCCAGCAGAGGATTTAAACCAGGAGTGTGATCCCTGTTTGAGTGATGGTCAACATGAAGATGCTCATGGTAACTGTGTAGACTGCAAAGAGTATCTCTGCAAAAACTGCCTTAAATTTCACCAAAAAACCAAGGCTTTAAATCACCATCAACTGCTGAACATAGATAACATGGGTGAACAAAAGAGTCCTTCAACAACCTCTCAAGCATGCCCTGAAAAATGCACCAGACATGCTGATAAAGTTATTCAGTTCTTTTGTCGAGAACACAAGGAACTTGGATGCCATGTTTGCATGACCATTGACCACAGGACATGTAAGATTGACTATATTCCTGATACTTGTGCAGGCATAGGGGACAGTGAAGAATACAAGGGGACAATATGGCTGATAAATCAAaggatgaaaaaaataaattccgTAATGAAAAAGGCAACAGCCAGGGATATGGAGATTGATGTCTGCTATGATAACCTCACCAAAGAAATTGTCAAATTCCGAAAAGAAATAAATGATCGTTTAGACCAACTGCAAAAACAACTTGAGAAAGAGGCTGACAGAAAGAAATCTGATGATAAACAAATCATCGAGAAAGCACTtcaaacatgtacaaatgttTCTGCTGATATGAACAAATATCTGTCATGTTTAAGTTCTAACAATCAATCAAAACAGAATGGGAAACTTTACATCAACATGAAAAAAGCTCAGTCCAAACTAAAATCAGATGAAATAGAGAAGGCTGAAGAAACTTTAGAAAAGACAAACATGCAATACAACTTTGAACGTAACAAAAACGTAGAAGATGTGCTGTCCAAACCAAACATTCTCGGTAACCTCAACTTATCTGACACCCTAGGCATGCCAAGAAAGAAAGTTGACAAGCTCATCAAAAAAGAAGATATAAATGTAAGAACAAAGTCAGATACTGGTCGGTATTACTGCAGTATCACAGGATGTGCTGTCTTGTCCTCTAACAAACTGGTGCTGGCTGATAGCTGTAACAGCAAGCTTAAAGTTGTAGACATACAAAGTAAAACTGTGACAGAAGAGAAAAAACTTGACACAGAACCATGTGACATTGCCACAATGCCTGGGGACCAGATTGCTGTTTCACTGCCAGACAACAGTGAGGTTATCATAATGAAAGCAGCTAGTAATCTGACAACTGTCCACAAGATTCCAGTTAAATGTAATTGCTATGGTATATCTTATCATCAAGATCATCTCTATGTTGTTTGCCAGAACCCTAACAGTGTACTGGTACTGGATACACAAGGTAATGTCCAGAACACAATCTCCTtgaataatgacatatttaaatACCCACGATATATTGTGGTAAGTGAGGATTCCAGACATATCTATATCAGTGACTGGGGTAGCAACTGTACAGTCTGTATAACATTACAAGGTGATGTATCAGCTGTATACAAACACGAGAAACTTAGACAACCGCAGGGAATGTTGCTGTTAGATGATGGATCATTGCTGGTGTGTTGCTACAGGAGAAACACCATTCATCATATATCAGGAGACTTGAAGCAAGGTAAAAAAATGACTGATGGTCTATCATACCCAAAGTCTATATGCTACAGTCATCATCATGATGAAGGCTATATAGGCTGCGATAGTAATCATCTAAAGagttacaatttgaaataa